DNA sequence from the Rhizobium sp. NXC14 genome:
ACACTGGAACGCTGGCACGGAACACCTGCGATGCAGGCTCCGGCCGCGCCTCCTGTCCTTTGCGGATCCGTACGCAGTCGGCATAACATTCTCCCGCCCGGAGTAACGACCGGAGCAATACAGCATCAGGCGACCCTAGATTCTCTATCGATCTTGATAGGGAGAGGAGTTTTCTATTGAGGCAAATAAAAAATCTGGTTTACTGCCACTTCGCTTGTTGGCTTTCAGGGGGGGATTTAGCCGGTGGTGTGGACGCGCAGGAGTATTATGCTCGGTGGATTGGCGTTGCTTGGGACCGGCGCCGTCAGCAAACCGGCAGCCGCAGCGGCAGCTTCTTATTTCGACGGCACAGCCGTCGACAACGGCGTGACATTCCGCAGCACCAATTTCGCCAAAATCGACAAGCGCTGGCATCGCCAGGTCGTCAAATATTTTAGCAGTGAGCCGATCGGTACCGTTGTCGTCGATACAAGGCACCATTTTCTCTACCTGATCATGGAGAACAAGACCAGCCATCCGCTATGGCGTCGGGGTCGGTCGCGAAGGTTTCAAATGGTTTGGCCGCGCCACCATCGACGCCAAATCGCTCTGGCCGCGCTGGACGCCGCCGCCGGAGATGCGCAAGCGCCATCCCGAACTGCCGGAATTCGTCTCGGGTGGCTCACCGAAGAACCCGCTCGGCCCTCGCGCCATGTATCTGCATCGCGACGGCGTCGACACCGGCTATCGATTCCACGGCACGCTGGAGCCATGGAGCATCGGCAAGGACGCCTCCAGCGGCTGTATCCGCATGTTCAACGAAGACGCCATCGATCTTTACCAGCGCTGCCCCATTGGCACGGCCGTACAGGTTCTGCCGCATATTGCCGACCAGGCTGAGGGCGCCACTCAGGTTAGCGAAACAACTCCGGTCGAATGAGGAATATCACCCCTATGTCTGCAATGATCGGATACACCAAGCGCCTTGCCGGCGCAGCGATGCTCTTGGCGCTCGCCGCCTGCTCCACCACCGAAGTCGCCTCCCTGGAAGAACCGGCCGCGGTGCCGATGACCGGCCAGACCAACGACCCCGCCCCCGGTTTCGAGAACGTTGCGGCTGGTAGCGAGGAGGATTTCATTCTCAATGTCGGCCGACGGATCTACTTCAAGCAGGACTCCGCCGCGCTCGATACCGTCGCCATGGCAACCTTGGACAACCAGGCCGCCTGGCTCAACAGGAACCCAACGTGGCTGCTCAAGCTGCAGGGATTTGCCGACGATTCCGGCTCCGCCTCCAATATGCAGACGCTGTCACAGAAGCGCGCCGATGCGGCGATGGCCTATCTCGCCTCGAAGGGCGTAGACCCCAAGCGCATGTGGGCCAAGGGCTACGGCAACGACCGCGAAGTCCGCGACTGCACGGAGCGCTCCTGCAAGGTGCAGAACCGGCGCGTCGTCACCAATCTGCGCACCCAGCCGGATGCGGTTTGATCGCAGATGAACTTTCCGGGACGCGCCGAACAAAGGTTGCTTAGTACATGTATTGCACGCCCCCGTCGGGATGGTGGATGAGGCCGCGATGGACGGGCCGTCGATCATGAAGCGTCTAGTTCGAGGCATCGAGGACGAAATCTGCATGGGCGGTCCAGCTTGCCGCCTGCCGCCAGGCCTTGCCACGCCATAGACCTGGAAGTTCTCATTGAACACCGGCGTATTTCGATCTTCATCCGCGCCGGAACGCCTGTAATTTGACGGTCGTGCGATTAGACTAAGACCGTCAGCGCTTTAAGCTGCCGTGGAGTAGATTAAAATTAGCCGGGCTTAGACTTTAAATTTGCCGAGAACTGGCGTCTTGGTCAGACCGGCGCTTTTCCTTCTCCCACTACTGGACGAGAGACCAAGATGAAGTCGATGTCATCGTCGAGGATCGGCGCGGCCGGGTTGTTGGGATTGAAGTAAAGGCGTCGGCAACGGTGAAGTCTGACGATTTTCGCGGGCTGCGCCAGTTACAAGAGGCGGTCGGCGATCGTTTCGTGCGAGGGCTCGTCTTACACGACCACGACCGAGTGACCCCGTTCGGAGAAAAGCTACAAGCCGCCCCGCTATCACTTCTATGGACAATGTGAACTGCGATCGAAAAGCGCCGGGCGGGTTAGGGGCGGGGCCATTCGTGCCAGTTTGAAGAATGTCGCTCGTCCCAGTTCGATCCGTGATCGCCAGGAGCACCAACACGTCAAGCCCTCACATCGCTAGCGCAACGGCGGCAAAGATGACCTGAAAAGTAATGACATGACCAATCGAAAGCGATGAGGTCGTCACAAATCACTGCAGAGACGGACCGTAGGGAGCGGGCGCGAAACGCAACGATCTCGTCGCGGGTGAGAATTCGAGGAAGAGCAAACTCGGTCCGCATCATTCGTGCACAAGGGCCGGCCACATGGCGCCGGCCCCAGTCGACGCGGAACCCTGTTCAGGATCGCGCTTCAGAAACGGCGTGCGCATTGCGAAGCTTGCCTAACGACCTCGAAAACAGAGGCTTTGCCGCATCTTTAGCGCTGCTTCTGCGACGTTTCCTGATCTCCACGATAAACGGCTTAATTCGGGACTTCATGAAGAGGCTCTCCTTAAGCCACCTGACGCTCGGCTTCGATCTGAAGAGGCGCCTGCTGAAAGGAGCCGTCTCCGATGGCGATCTTGCGCGGCTTCATGGCTTCGGGCACTTCACGCTTCAGCGCAATCGAGAGAATACCGTTCGTCAGCGAGGCGTTCTCGACCCTGACGTGATCGGCGAGCTCGAAGCGGCGTTCAAATGCGCGCCCGGCGATGCCGCGATGCAGATATTCGCCTTCTTTCCCATCGGGCTTTTGCCCCTTCACCAGAAGGACGTTCCGCTCCTGGGTGATGTCGAGGTCACCTTCGGCGAAGCCGGCCACCGCCATCTGAATGCGATAGTCGTCTTCGCCCGTCTTGACGATGTCATAGGGCGGCCAGGTCTCGATCGCCTGCAGGCGCTGCGCATTGTTCAGGAGATTGAAGACACGGTCGAATCCGATGCTGGACCGGTAAAGGGGGGCGAAATCAAGTTCGTTTCTCATAGCCATATCCTCCGTAAAGCAACATGGGTTGGAGACGCGTCGGAAACCTGCGTCTCCCCTCTGATCATCGGCCCGCTTTTGCGCTGCCGACGACGATGATCTGGTTCCGCATGATTT
Encoded proteins:
- a CDS encoding Hsp20 family protein; amino-acid sequence: MRNELDFAPLYRSSIGFDRVFNLLNNAQRLQAIETWPPYDIVKTGEDDYRIQMAVAGFAEGDLDITQERNVLLVKGQKPDGKEGEYLHRGIAGRAFERRFELADHVRVENASLTNGILSIALKREVPEAMKPRKIAIGDGSFQQAPLQIEAERQVA
- a CDS encoding OmpA family protein, whose amino-acid sequence is MSAMIGYTKRLAGAAMLLALAACSTTEVASLEEPAAVPMTGQTNDPAPGFENVAAGSEEDFILNVGRRIYFKQDSAALDTVAMATLDNQAAWLNRNPTWLLKLQGFADDSGSASNMQTLSQKRADAAMAYLASKGVDPKRMWAKGYGNDREVRDCTERSCKVQNRRVVTNLRTQPDAV